The following are from one region of the Gryllotalpicola protaetiae genome:
- a CDS encoding S8 family peptidase, producing the protein MAATAVAVSLGMSAPGLAATDAAPTSTGATGAAPSIDPGSAAAKLKLAPELQQTPAAATSTVFVQLAGTGAVDAGSASAAKTRRSDVSKSANVAFAAAKAKDAKATQLYTVSNAVPGFALTGDAAALDAVAARSDVVKITPLTPQTLENASTAQLTKAVGEWQAGNLGKSVKVGIIDTGTDYTHADFGGAGTVAAYGAAKAADSGPWTPTAKVVGGYDFVGDDYDADPQDPSYQPVPHPDTNPLDCNSHGTHVAGIIGGYGVNADGSTFTGDYGALTSDDLYAMKVGPGMAPLASIYSLKVFGCTGSTNVVIPALDWALDPNGDGDFSDHLDIVNLSLGSDYVPTDDPEDTVVDTLAAHGVLPVIAMGNAGDLTNVGGSPGNAVRSVAVASTVDAYQLRDGITVNAPADVAGIADGQFSGAYPWIGSSPVTAPVVASPADDADGCAAYGAADAAAIAGKIVWQYWDDNDSTRACGSAARGANAAAAGAVGAIFTSSLDVFAAGITGDPTIPIIQLPKAQTDRLQPAVDAGTLNVTFDPALQTSVKSVDPAITDTLSSFSSRGTDGSIGVVKPDIAAPGDTIASAGMGSGSGVLVDSGTSMATPNVAGIAALVKLAHPTWTTEQLKADLMNTAGHDVYAGDGQTGPIYGPNRVGAGRVDAQSAVSNDLLVYDKDVPGAVSASFGVITASIAGGPITQKRTLVVQNTGKAVKTVSLSYQAITAEPGVAYRVSPSRLTVGPGRSATATVIVTVTPSALRKTIDPTENPLSGVGVPRSFISDASGRVLIAQPGQTTLRVPVYAAAKPTSATATKVVTTGHGDAASSSLAIAGRGVDQGSGASRFASLASVLTLGATSPKETTCAATQTSGCIGVPSDAVADLRYVGAGSAGGWLYFGVSSWGQGSTIGEVTQPVVDIDTTGDGTPDFEVFATNLTASDVPVAVLIDLHTGAQVDIEPINTEFGDVDTNTFDSDTLLLPVVPAAIGLTPGTTSFPITYQVSTYAYDVPGVVDASPAITYDVADPAIAVGSVLYYDNAGTTVPFQLGSDATATTKALVLHLQGAPGQRAEVVSLSGKHKPTPPGKKHGHGSLSQHRWKWGHPWFGGGHPRG; encoded by the coding sequence GTGGCCGCCACCGCTGTCGCCGTGTCTCTCGGCATGTCAGCGCCCGGCCTCGCGGCCACCGACGCAGCCCCCACGAGCACCGGCGCCACCGGCGCCGCCCCCTCCATCGACCCGGGCAGCGCCGCCGCGAAGCTCAAGCTCGCGCCTGAGCTGCAGCAGACCCCCGCCGCGGCGACCAGCACGGTGTTCGTGCAGCTCGCAGGCACGGGGGCCGTCGACGCCGGCAGCGCATCGGCCGCGAAGACGCGGCGCAGCGACGTCAGCAAGTCGGCGAACGTTGCCTTCGCAGCCGCGAAGGCGAAGGACGCGAAGGCGACTCAGCTGTACACCGTGAGCAACGCGGTGCCCGGCTTCGCTCTGACCGGCGACGCCGCGGCGCTCGACGCGGTCGCCGCGCGCAGCGACGTCGTCAAGATCACCCCGCTCACCCCGCAGACGCTCGAGAACGCCAGCACCGCCCAGTTGACGAAGGCCGTGGGCGAGTGGCAGGCGGGCAACCTCGGCAAGAGCGTCAAGGTCGGCATCATCGACACGGGCACCGACTACACGCACGCCGACTTCGGCGGCGCGGGCACGGTCGCGGCCTACGGCGCGGCGAAGGCTGCGGATTCCGGGCCGTGGACCCCGACCGCCAAGGTCGTCGGCGGCTACGACTTCGTGGGCGACGACTACGACGCCGACCCTCAGGACCCGAGCTATCAGCCGGTCCCCCACCCCGACACGAACCCGCTCGACTGCAACAGCCACGGCACCCACGTGGCGGGCATCATCGGCGGCTACGGCGTGAACGCCGACGGCTCGACGTTCACGGGCGACTACGGCGCGCTGACGAGCGACGACCTGTATGCGATGAAGGTCGGCCCCGGCATGGCACCGCTCGCCTCGATCTACTCGCTCAAGGTGTTCGGCTGCACGGGGTCGACGAACGTGGTCATCCCGGCGCTCGACTGGGCGCTCGACCCGAACGGCGACGGCGACTTCTCCGACCACCTCGACATCGTGAACCTCTCGCTCGGCTCGGACTACGTGCCGACAGACGACCCCGAGGACACCGTGGTCGACACGCTCGCGGCGCACGGCGTGCTGCCCGTGATCGCCATGGGCAATGCCGGCGACCTGACGAATGTCGGCGGGTCCCCCGGCAACGCGGTGCGGTCGGTCGCCGTCGCCTCGACGGTCGACGCGTACCAGCTGCGCGACGGCATCACGGTGAACGCGCCCGCCGATGTCGCGGGCATCGCCGACGGCCAGTTCTCGGGGGCGTACCCCTGGATCGGATCGTCGCCGGTGACCGCCCCGGTGGTCGCGAGTCCGGCGGACGACGCCGACGGCTGCGCCGCATACGGCGCCGCGGATGCCGCGGCCATCGCCGGCAAGATCGTGTGGCAGTACTGGGACGACAACGACTCGACCCGGGCGTGCGGGTCCGCCGCGCGCGGCGCGAACGCCGCAGCGGCCGGAGCGGTCGGGGCGATCTTCACCTCGTCGCTCGACGTCTTCGCCGCCGGCATCACCGGCGACCCGACGATCCCGATCATCCAGCTGCCGAAGGCGCAGACGGACCGGCTGCAGCCGGCCGTCGACGCCGGCACGCTGAACGTGACCTTCGACCCGGCGCTGCAGACATCCGTCAAGTCCGTCGATCCCGCGATCACCGACACGCTGAGCTCGTTCAGCTCCCGCGGAACCGACGGCTCGATCGGCGTCGTGAAGCCCGACATCGCCGCCCCCGGCGACACCATCGCCTCGGCCGGCATGGGCTCGGGAAGCGGCGTCCTCGTCGACTCGGGCACCTCGATGGCTACACCGAACGTCGCGGGCATCGCGGCGCTCGTCAAGCTCGCCCACCCGACGTGGACGACGGAGCAGCTCAAGGCCGACCTGATGAACACCGCTGGTCACGACGTGTACGCGGGCGACGGCCAGACCGGGCCGATCTACGGACCGAACCGGGTGGGCGCCGGCCGGGTCGACGCGCAGTCCGCGGTGTCGAACGACCTGCTGGTCTACGACAAGGACGTGCCCGGTGCGGTATCCGCCTCGTTCGGCGTCATCACGGCGTCGATCGCCGGCGGCCCGATCACGCAGAAGCGCACTCTGGTCGTGCAGAACACGGGCAAGGCGGTCAAGACCGTCTCGCTTTCGTACCAGGCGATCACGGCTGAGCCGGGTGTCGCCTACAGGGTCTCGCCCTCACGGCTCACGGTAGGCCCGGGCCGCTCGGCGACCGCGACCGTCATCGTGACCGTCACGCCGAGCGCGTTGCGGAAGACGATCGACCCGACCGAGAATCCGCTGTCCGGCGTCGGCGTGCCGCGCTCGTTCATCTCGGATGCCTCAGGGCGGGTCCTCATCGCACAGCCGGGTCAGACCACGCTGCGCGTGCCGGTGTACGCCGCGGCGAAGCCGACGTCGGCCACCGCGACGAAGGTCGTGACGACCGGTCACGGGGATGCGGCGAGCTCGTCGCTCGCCATCGCCGGCAGGGGTGTCGACCAGGGCTCCGGGGCGAGCAGGTTCGCCTCGCTGGCATCCGTTCTCACCCTCGGCGCCACCAGCCCGAAGGAGACGACGTGCGCCGCGACCCAGACCAGCGGGTGCATCGGCGTCCCGTCCGACGCGGTGGCCGATCTGCGCTATGTCGGCGCGGGCTCGGCGGGCGGCTGGCTGTACTTCGGGGTCAGCTCGTGGGGTCAGGGCTCGACGATCGGCGAGGTCACTCAGCCGGTCGTCGACATCGACACCACCGGTGACGGCACTCCCGACTTCGAGGTGTTCGCCACGAACCTGACGGCGAGCGATGTTCCCGTCGCCGTGCTGATCGACCTTCACACCGGTGCTCAGGTCGACATCGAGCCGATCAACACGGAGTTCGGCGACGTCGACACCAACACCTTCGATTCGGACACGCTGCTGCTGCCGGTGGTGCCTGCCGCGATCGGGCTGACGCCGGGCACGACGTCGTTCCCGATCACGTATCAGGTCTCGACCTATGCGTACGACGTGCCGGGCGTCGTCGACGCGTCGCCCGCGATCACGTACGACGTGGCCGACCCGGCGATCGCGGTGGGCTCCGTGCTGTACTACGACAACGCCGGGACGACGGTTCCGTTCCAGCTCGGATCGGATGCGACCGCCACAACCAAGGCGCTCGTGCTGCACCTGCAGGGGGCGCCGGGTCAGCGTGCAGAGGTCGTGAGCCTGAGCGGCAAGCACAAGCCGACCCCGCCCGGCAAGAAGCACGGTCACGGCTCGCTGTCGCAGCACCGGTGGAAGTGGGGCCACCCCTGGTTCGGCGGTGGTCACCCGCGCGGGTGA